A genomic stretch from Solanum stenotomum isolate F172 chromosome 8, ASM1918654v1, whole genome shotgun sequence includes:
- the LOC125873468 gene encoding mannan endo-1,4-beta-mannosidase 5-like, whose product MGSKNRSSALSNHGLGQGLDFVISEAKKYGVRLILSFVNNYNDFGGKAQYVQWARNAGAQINGDDDFYTNYITKDYYKNHIKKIVTRFNTITGMTYKDDSTIMAWELMNEPRNQADYSGNTLNAWVQEMASFVKSIDNKHLLEIGMEGFYGDSVPERKSVNPGYQVGTDFISNHLIKEIDFATIHAYTDQWLSGQSDDAQMIFMQRWMTSHWQDAKNILKKPLVLAEFGKSSRDPGYNQNIRDTFMSTIYRNIYSLAKDGGTMGGSLIWQLVAQSMENYEDGYCIELGKNPSTAGIITSQSHAITALAHLVKI is encoded by the exons atgggctccaaaaatcgtAGTTCAGCCCTATCAAATCACGGATTAGGCCAG GGTTTGGATTTTGTTATATCGGAGGCTAAGAAGTATGGAGTTCGATTAATCTTGAGCTTTGTAAACAACTACAACGATTTTGGAGGGAAAGCTCAATATGTTCAATGGGCGCGAAATGCAGGAGCTCAGATAAATGGAGACGATGATTTTTACACTAATTATATTACTAAAGATTATTACAAGAATCACATTAAG AAAATTGTTACAAGGTTCAATACCATTACTGGAATGACTTACAAAGATGATTCAACTATCATGGCATGGGAACTAATGAATGAGCCTCGCAACCAAGCTGATTATTCTGGAAATACTCTTAAC GCGTGGGTTCAAGAAATGGCAAGTTTTGTGAAATCAATTGATAACAAACACTTGCTAGAAATAGGAATGGAAGGATTTTATGGTGATTCAGTGCCAGAAAGGAAGTCAGTTAATCCTGGTTATCAAGTTGGAACAGATTTTATTAGTAACCATTTAATCAAAGAGATTGATTTTGCCACTATTCATGCATACACTGACCAATG GTTATCTGGTCAAAGTGATGATGCTCAAATGATATTCATGCAAAGATGGATGACAAGTCATTGGCAAGACGCaaaaaacatacttaaaaaacCATTGGTTCTAGCTGAATTTGGCAAATCAAGTAGAGATCCAGGATACAATCAAAATATACGCGATACATTTATGAGCACGATATACAGAAATATTTATAGTTTAGCAAAAGATGGAGGAACGATGGGAGGAAGCTTAATATGGCAGCTCGTTGCACAAAGCATGGAGAATTATGAGGATGGTTATTGTATTGAATTGGGAAAAAATCCATCGACTGCTGGAATTATTACAAGCCAATCTCATGCCATAACAGCTTTGGCTCATTTGGTTAAGATTTAG
- the LOC125875010 gene encoding myricetin O-methyltransferase-like, with protein MLNNDNICANQLIEAEAQSWDFILSYMRPSCIKCAIKLGIPHILCKNPNPIMSLSDLIAALPNLNPSKITFIPILMRVLVDLGLFNYHHQQGDGYSLTSVGRLLVENDPSNKRLIFIFFQLFKIADFMSDWLQNDLPTAFETAHGKSIWDYCAAESEFSDVFNEVMASDSRLISNLLVSDCGEGVFEGLTSLVDIGGGTGTVAMAIAGAFPSLKCTVLDLPHVIGDRKGTGNLEFIAGNMFDKIPHANAIFLKWILHDWNDEDCVKILKKCKESIPSKEKGGKVIIIDIVMEDNCSNNEQLVQSQHLMDLFMRITCASKERSEKEWEKLFLEAGFSEYKIITSLGLRSLIEVYP; from the exons ATGCTTAACAACGACAACATTTGTGCTAACCAACTAATCGAAGCTGAAGCTCAAAGTTGGGATTTCATTTTGAGTTATATGCGCCCTTCGTGTATAAAATGCGCGATTAAATTAGGAATTCCTCATATCCTTTGTAAAAATCCCAATCCAATTATGTCTCTTTCTGATCTTATTGCCGCTTTGCCAAATTTGAATCCTTCAAAAATTACCTTTATCCCAATTTTAATGCGAGTTTTGGTTGATTTAGGCCTTTTCAACTACCACCACCAACAAGGGGATGGCTATTCACTCACCAGTGTTGGCCGTCTCCTTGTTGAAAATGACCCCTCTAACAAGAggttaattttcattttcttccaaCTGTTTAAAATAGCTGATTTCATGAGCGATTGGTTACAAAACGATCTCCCCACTGCCTTTGAAACGGCACACGGGAAATCCATTTGGGATTATTGCGCCGCAGAGTCAGAATTTAGTGATGTTTTCAACGAAGTAATGGCTAGTGATTCGAGATTGATCTCCAATTTGTTGGTTTCTGATTGTGGTGAGGGTGTTTTTGAAGGCTTGACCTCATTGGTGGACATTGGAGGCGGCACTGGCACCGTGGCGATGGCTATTGCCGGAGCTTTTCCGAGCTTGAAATGTACTGTGCTTGATCTTCCTCATGTCATAGGTGATCGAAAGGGAACTGGAAACTTGGAGTTTATTGCTGGgaatatgtttgataaaattccTCATGCTAATGCAATCTTTCTCAAG tggATTTTGCACGATTGGAATGATGAAGATTGTGTGAAGATACTGAAGAAATGCAAAGAATCAATTCCGAGCAAGGAAAAGGGAGGAAAAGTGATAATCATAGACATAGTAATGGAGGATAATTGTAGCAATAATGAGCAGCTTGTTCAATCACAACACTTGATGGACTTATTTATGAGGATTACTTGTGCTTCCAAAGAGAGAAGTGAGAAGGAATGGGAAAAACTCTTCCTAGAAGCTGGTTTTAgtgaatacaaaataataacCTCTCTTGGTTTAAGGTCTTTAATTGAAGTTTATCCTTAA